The following proteins are encoded in a genomic region of Dioscorea cayenensis subsp. rotundata cultivar TDr96_F1 chromosome 8, TDr96_F1_v2_PseudoChromosome.rev07_lg8_w22 25.fasta, whole genome shotgun sequence:
- the LOC120267460 gene encoding LOW QUALITY PROTEIN: membrin-11-like (The sequence of the model RefSeq protein was modified relative to this genomic sequence to represent the inferred CDS: deleted 4 bases in 3 codons) yields MDPAGAGATAGGGGSLSEIYQNARRLLLRTRDGLARLERFESSSFSSAAASSSSSAPLGIGLDSPELSFSVKRDIAQIQSLCTDMDRLWRSIPAKGQRDLWKRKVEQVTEEVDSLKEGLDKSSSANKKRMMEAKERAELFQRAGESEHVLRIFDDEAQALQSARNSSMMLEEAYATGVAVLSKHAEQRDRLKRAQRKALDILNTVGLSNSVLKLIERRHRVDKWVAYGGMIATIIVVYLFWRWTH; encoded by the exons ATGGATCCAGCCGGCGCCGGAGCCACAGCCGGAGGAGGTGGTTCGCTGTCGGAGATCTACCAGAACGCCCGCCGCCTTCTCCTCCGAACCAGAGATGGTCTTGCCCGCCTCGAGCGCTTCGagtcctcctccttctcctccgccGCGGCGTCATCATCGTCTTCGGCCCCACTGGGGATTGGCCTCGACTCGCCGGAGCTCTCCTTCTCCGTTAAGCGCGACATCGCCCAGATCCAATCCCTGTGTACCGACATGGACCGCCTCTGGCGCTCCATTCCTGCCAAGGGCCAACGCGATCTCTGGAAGAG GAAAGTAGAACAAGTAACAGAAGAGGTTGATTCACTCAAAGAAGGCCTTGACAAA TCTTCTAGCGCCAACAAAAAGCGGATGATGGAGGCTAAAGAGCGAGCAGAATTGTTTCAAAGAGCA GGCGAATCAGAGCATGTTTTGAGGATT TTTGACGATGAAGCACAAGCGCTTCAGTCAGCCCGCAATTCTTCTATGATGCTTGAAGAAGCTTATGCCACTGGGGTAGCTGTCCTATCCAAA CACGCTGAACAGAGGGATCGTCTGAAG agaGCTCAAAGGAAAGCTTTGGACATTCTGAACACAGTCGGGCTCTCTAATTCTGTCCTGAAGCTGATTGAACGGCGCCACCGTGTAGACAAGTGGGTTGCTTATGGTGGCATGATAGCAACAATCATCGTCGTGTATCTGTTCTGGAGGTGGACTCATTGA